A genomic segment from Candidatus Omnitrophota bacterium encodes:
- the grpE gene encoding nucleotide exchange factor GrpE, whose amino-acid sequence MTAKDKKDDKNKDKNQDSETGAQGPAVRADIKDIEAELKVLREELLKKDAFQDRLLRLQAEFDNFRKRSAREKQEFIKYANEALIIELVGMLDNFERSIKAADQKQDFKLLHQGVDMISKQLHKLLEEKGLRRINSLGEKFDPVRHDAIEVVESADADDGAVLEEFQPGYMLNDKIIRPAMVKVAKNNKQQAACTQAESGKEPQSGDEESNKKGGKENMEETEKGPNTQD is encoded by the coding sequence ATGACAGCCAAAGACAAAAAAGACGATAAGAACAAAGACAAAAATCAGGATAGCGAGACAGGCGCGCAAGGGCCTGCTGTTAGAGCTGACATAAAGGATATTGAGGCAGAGCTTAAAGTCCTGCGCGAGGAGCTTTTAAAAAAAGACGCCTTTCAGGACAGGTTATTGAGACTGCAGGCGGAATTTGATAATTTCAGGAAGCGCTCGGCCCGCGAGAAGCAGGAGTTTATAAAATATGCCAATGAGGCGCTTATAATAGAGCTTGTCGGCATGCTTGATAACTTTGAGCGCAGTATAAAGGCCGCTGACCAAAAGCAGGATTTTAAATTACTCCATCAGGGTGTTGACATGATATCCAAACAGCTCCACAAACTGCTTGAAGAAAAAGGGCTTAGAAGGATAAACAGCCTTGGAGAGAAATTTGACCCGGTAAGGCATGATGCCATTGAGGTTGTTGAGTCCGCAGATGCCGATGACGGGGCCGTATTGGAAGAATTCCAGCCGGGTTATATGTTAAATGATAAGATTATAAGGCCTGCCATGGTAAAGGTTGCCAAAAACAACAAACAGCAGGCCGCCTGCACGCAGGCCGAAAGCGGCAAAGAACCGCAGTCGGGCGATGAAGAGAGCAATAAAAAAGGCGGCAAAGAGAATATGGAAGAAACGGAAAAAGGCCCAAACACGCAGGATTAG
- the hflX gene encoding GTPase HflX, giving the protein MQKTYEVKGPLSNRCLLVTISLYEDRQKGWSPEDSSAEFEELALSSGAKVLGHIVVRLDEPTANLFLGKGKIEEIHTMVESFGSGIDSVIFSENLSSTQQRNIEHALGVKVIDRTQLILDIFSQRAHTNEGKLQVELARLEYMLPRLSGLGVKLSRLGGGIGTRGPGEQMLETDRRGIMRKIKYAKSELAKLSKRRKKLRQNRMEHSVATVAVIGYTNAGKSTLINKLTGSDVLSDNRLFCTLDLTAHRLVLPNNQKILLVDTVGFIHKLPHNLIEAFKATLEEVKEADLLLHVLDISSPKAGEHLEAVMGVLKEIDSYEKPIITALNKIDLVSDNFEAGHFRRNIEDSVLISAKEGTSLKTLVDMIKSRMTMLVEKIDILIPHDKMGLLSSIYEQGRVLERKDVPEGIRIKAVVPHHLKAKLKA; this is encoded by the coding sequence ATGCAAAAAACTTATGAAGTAAAAGGGCCCTTGAGCAACAGGTGCCTTCTTGTCACAATAAGCCTATATGAAGACAGGCAAAAGGGCTGGTCGCCTGAAGACAGCAGTGCCGAGTTTGAAGAGCTTGCCCTTTCAAGCGGGGCAAAGGTGCTGGGCCATATTGTAGTCAGGCTGGATGAGCCCACAGCCAATCTGTTTCTTGGAAAAGGCAAGATAGAAGAAATACATACCATGGTTGAATCATTCGGCAGTGGTATTGATTCGGTGATATTTAGCGAAAACCTCTCAAGCACACAGCAGAGAAACATAGAACACGCCCTGGGAGTCAAGGTTATTGACAGGACGCAGCTTATACTTGATATCTTCTCACAGCGCGCGCATACCAATGAAGGAAAACTTCAGGTTGAGCTTGCCCGGCTTGAATATATGCTTCCCAGGCTTTCCGGATTAGGCGTCAAGCTGTCAAGGCTTGGCGGCGGCATAGGCACAAGGGGCCCTGGTGAGCAAATGCTTGAAACAGACCGTCGCGGCATAATGCGCAAGATAAAATATGCCAAATCAGAGCTTGCCAAGCTTAGCAAAAGGAGAAAAAAACTGCGGCAGAACAGGATGGAACATTCCGTGGCTACCGTCGCGGTAATAGGATATACCAATGCCGGCAAATCAACCCTTATAAACAAGCTTACAGGTTCCGATGTTCTTTCTGATAACAGGTTATTTTGCACATTAGACCTTACGGCGCACAGGCTGGTATTGCCGAATAATCAAAAGATACTGCTTGTTGATACCGTCGGTTTTATACATAAACTGCCGCATAATCTTATTGAGGCTTTTAAGGCGACCCTTGAAGAGGTAAAAGAGGCCGACCTTTTACTTCATGTTCTTGATATAAGCAGTCCCAAGGCAGGCGAACATCTGGAGGCTGTAATGGGCGTGTTAAAGGAGATAGATTCATATGAGAAGCCCATTATAACCGCCCTTAACAAGATAGACCTTGTCAGCGATAATTTTGAAGCAGGGCATTTTCGCCGCAATATTGAAGATTCTGTTCTTATATCGGCAAAAGAAGGCACGTCACTTAAGACCCTGGTTGATATGATAAAGTCAAGGATGACGATGCTTGTTGAAAAAATTGATATCCTTATCCCGCATGATAAAATGGGCCTTTTAAGCTCTATATATGAGCAGGGCCGTGTTCTTGAAAGAAAAGATGTCCCTGAAGGCATCAGGATAAAAGCGGTTGTGCCCCATCATCTAAAGGCTAAGTTAAAGGCCTGA
- the hrcA gene encoding heat-inducible transcriptional repressor HrcA — MAQKDTHIRKDKILAMIIDSYISTAEPIASRAISKKLRMSLSPASVRNIMSDLEEQGLIMHPHTSAGRMPTEKGYRHYIDKLMRASLLTEEEKRLVDKEFDAKVSELNSLLDKTSGILSSITNQAGVVFLPLLQKSPFRHVELVKLGPNEILAVLIMSSGVTKDFVVFLDDDIQAQELSRINNFINKYMGKNSLNEIRQEIVRKLIAERDSFFYVLERAKAIIDIILDVVKENRIYLDGRFHITEQPEFENVEKVKSLLKHLESKDFLFSLLKKISDREAPGVYIGSELGEEFSDCSMIASDYRVGDIPCGILGIIGPKRMEYARLVSIVDYVAEKLSRILK; from the coding sequence ATGGCGCAGAAAGATACACATATCAGAAAAGATAAAATATTAGCTATGATAATTGATAGCTATATCAGCACAGCCGAGCCTATAGCCTCAAGGGCCATAAGCAAGAAACTGCGCATGAGCTTAAGCCCTGCCAGCGTTAGAAATATCATGAGCGACCTTGAGGAGCAGGGCCTTATAATGCATCCGCATACCTCGGCAGGCAGGATGCCTACCGAGAAAGGTTATAGGCATTATATAGACAAGCTGATGAGAGCATCTCTTCTTACCGAAGAAGAGAAAAGGCTTGTGGACAAAGAGTTTGATGCCAAAGTAAGCGAGCTTAACAGCCTTCTTGACAAGACATCGGGTATATTGTCGTCAATAACTAATCAGGCCGGGGTTGTATTTCTGCCTCTATTGCAGAAAAGCCCCTTCAGGCATGTGGAGCTGGTAAAACTCGGCCCCAATGAGATACTCGCCGTGCTTATAATGTCATCAGGAGTTACGAAGGATTTTGTGGTCTTCCTTGACGATGATATACAGGCCCAGGAGTTGTCGCGTATAAATAATTTTATCAATAAATATATGGGCAAGAACTCTTTAAACGAGATCAGGCAGGAGATTGTCCGCAAGCTTATAGCCGAGAGAGATTCTTTTTTTTATGTGCTGGAACGCGCCAAGGCCATCATAGATATTATACTGGATGTGGTAAAAGAGAACAGGATATATCTTGACGGCAGGTTTCATATAACGGAACAGCCCGAATTTGAGAACGTGGAAAAGGTTAAAAGCCTTTTAAAGCACCTTGAGAGCAAGGATTTCCTGTTCTCTTTGCTTAAAAAAATAAGCGACAGGGAAGCGCCTGGCGTTTACATAGGTTCCGAATTGGGCGAAGAGTTTTCAGACTGCAGTATGATAGCCAGTGATTACCGCGTTGGCGATATACCGTGCGGCATACTTGGAATAATAGGGCCCAAGCGTATGGAATACGCGAGGCTCGTCTCCATAGTTGATTATGTAGCGGAAAAACTAAGCCGGATATTAAAATGA